A section of the Flavobacterium ardleyense genome encodes:
- a CDS encoding nucleotidyl transferase AbiEii/AbiGii toxin family protein, translated as MEIAKHLVFKGGTSLSKAWNLINRFSEDIDLAINKEFFEGYQNELSKTQINKLRKEAGTYTSETFFQELKEEFHKKGFTDLKFLAIDSKESDQDPRIIEIFYPNIIYQSSQYLKPRVQIEISCRSLREPFTVKSFGSLVDEMYADKEFTIPLFDVPTVNPERTFLEKLFLLHEEFHRPIEKARVDRLSRHLYDIYYLTKAGIAEIAINDKELYETIVAHRYKFTSVAKVDYNLHNPTTVNPIPTDEQMLEWKADYAKMMSDMIYEDEKPSFENLIDNLIELRSRLQGLDWHFELKF; from the coding sequence ATGGAAATTGCAAAACATCTAGTTTTCAAAGGTGGTACGTCTTTAAGCAAAGCTTGGAACTTAATTAATAGATTTTCTGAAGATATAGATCTAGCCATAAATAAGGAGTTTTTCGAAGGATACCAAAACGAACTTTCAAAAACTCAAATTAATAAGTTGAGAAAAGAAGCGGGAACCTATACCTCAGAAACATTTTTTCAAGAACTTAAAGAAGAGTTTCATAAAAAAGGTTTTACAGATCTTAAGTTCTTAGCGATAGATTCGAAAGAAAGTGACCAAGATCCACGAATTATTGAGATTTTTTACCCTAATATCATTTATCAATCTTCACAATACCTAAAACCACGTGTCCAAATAGAAATTAGCTGTAGATCATTGAGAGAACCATTTACAGTCAAATCATTTGGCTCGTTGGTCGATGAAATGTATGCTGACAAAGAATTTACAATTCCTCTATTTGATGTGCCAACGGTAAATCCAGAACGAACGTTTTTAGAAAAATTATTTCTCTTACACGAAGAGTTTCATCGACCAATAGAAAAAGCACGCGTCGATAGATTAAGTCGCCATCTTTACGACATATATTATTTAACTAAAGCAGGAATTGCAGAAATTGCCATAAATGACAAAGAACTATATGAAACCATTGTAGCGCATAGATACAAATTTACTAGTGTCGCAAAGGTAGATTACAATCTTCATAATCCTACTACAGTTAATCCTATTCCAACTGACGAACAAATGTTGGAGTGGAAAGCTGATTATGCCAAAATGATGTCAGATATGATTTATGAAGATGAAAAGCCATCTTTTGAAAATCTGATTGATAACTTAATTGAATTGAGAAGTAGACTGCAAGGGTTAGATTGGCATTTTGAGTTAAAATTTTAA
- a CDS encoding DUF6088 family protein, with amino-acid sequence MSIEDQILKRIIAIPKGELLLPTDFSELGSSEAVRLSLFRLEKEGVIRRVAQGIYVRPKVSSFIGILIPTAEEIVKAIAKRDRIKTVPTGSYALNALGLSTQVPLNLVFLTDGSPRVINIGKRKIRLKKTTPKNLLAKGQISSLAIQALKEIGNGKVKPEEENKIIGLLKEEDVKDLKHDIALAPVWIQKIMKKALEDGKN; translated from the coding sequence ATGAGCATAGAAGATCAAATACTAAAACGCATAATAGCGATTCCAAAAGGAGAACTGTTGCTTCCAACTGATTTTAGTGAATTAGGATCATCAGAAGCAGTTAGGCTATCATTGTTTAGATTAGAAAAAGAAGGAGTAATTAGAAGAGTAGCTCAAGGTATTTATGTCCGCCCAAAAGTCAGTAGTTTTATAGGAATATTAATTCCTACAGCAGAAGAAATAGTTAAAGCAATTGCTAAGCGCGACCGAATAAAAACGGTGCCTACAGGAAGTTATGCTTTGAATGCTTTAGGTCTAAGTACTCAAGTACCATTGAATCTTGTATTTTTGACTGATGGCTCTCCGCGAGTAATAAACATTGGTAAGCGAAAAATAAGATTAAAAAAAACTACTCCGAAGAACCTATTAGCAAAGGGTCAAATTAGCAGTTTGGCAATACAGGCACTTAAAGAAATTGGAAATGGAAAAGTAAAACCTGAGGAGGAAAATAAAATAATAGGTTTACTAAAAGAAGAAGATGTAAAAGACCTAAAACACGACATAGCTTTGGCTCCGGTTTGGATTCAAAAAATAATGAAGAAAGCACTCGAAGATGGCAAAAATTAA
- a CDS encoding inorganic phosphate transporter, translating to MEFNFGLLLVIIALALVFDYINGFHDAANAIATVVATKVLSPFQAVLWAAFFNFLAYWVFGLGVADTVAKTAKTLEINLTVILAGILAAIVWNLFTWWQGIPSSSSHTLIGGFAGAAIAHAGFDVVNWYTAGGTDTLPNGVFIIIAFIVIAPIMGAVASYFISLWLLYSSKKTLLPKLFTLSLMIAVIWFIADQMVPYSDIKDPRFDSHFWSVVFENHNIKFFIVGFIILSVSMFCLVFSMMNHYQSNYWLKKMQLLSSAAFSLGHGGNDSQKVMGIIAAAVAVYIHTSGLSQEAMPAWLDVKLGDANSPYHMPEWIPLVCYTVIALGTLSGGWKIVKTMGSKITKVTSFEGVTAETAGALTLYFTEHLHIPVSTTHTITGSIIGTGLTKRVSAVRWGVTVSLLWAWVLTIPISGLLAAGIYYFLALFI from the coding sequence ATGGAATTTAATTTCGGATTACTGCTCGTCATTATCGCTTTGGCACTTGTGTTTGACTATATCAATGGTTTTCACGACGCTGCAAATGCTATTGCTACGGTTGTAGCCACCAAAGTATTAAGTCCTTTTCAGGCCGTTTTGTGGGCAGCGTTTTTCAACTTTTTGGCCTATTGGGTTTTTGGGCTTGGAGTAGCCGATACCGTCGCGAAAACCGCTAAGACTTTAGAAATAAATCTCACCGTCATACTCGCGGGAATTCTCGCGGCAATCGTGTGGAATCTTTTTACGTGGTGGCAGGGAATTCCGTCGAGTTCATCGCACACATTAATTGGAGGTTTTGCTGGAGCAGCCATTGCTCACGCTGGTTTTGACGTTGTAAATTGGTACACTGCAGGCGGTACCGACACGCTTCCAAATGGTGTTTTTATTATTATAGCTTTTATCGTTATTGCCCCAATTATGGGTGCGGTCGCGTCCTATTTTATATCGCTTTGGTTGTTATATTCCTCCAAAAAAACCTTATTGCCCAAGCTGTTTACACTTTCGCTGATGATCGCCGTGATTTGGTTTATCGCCGATCAAATGGTGCCATATTCTGACATTAAAGACCCTCGTTTTGACAGTCATTTTTGGAGCGTTGTCTTCGAAAATCACAATATAAAGTTCTTCATTGTTGGTTTTATAATTCTATCGGTAAGTATGTTTTGCTTGGTTTTTAGTATGATGAATCACTATCAATCGAATTACTGGCTCAAGAAAATGCAACTTTTGTCCTCTGCCGCGTTCAGTTTAGGACACGGTGGAAACGACTCTCAAAAAGTAATGGGAATCATCGCGGCGGCGGTTGCGGTTTATATTCACACAAGTGGATTGTCGCAAGAAGCAATGCCTGCGTGGCTTGACGTAAAGTTGGGCGATGCCAATTCGCCATACCACATGCCAGAATGGATTCCGCTAGTTTGTTATACCGTAATCGCGTTGGGTACACTTAGTGGTGGTTGGAAAATTGTAAAAACAATGGGCTCCAAAATCACAAAAGTAACTTCATTTGAAGGTGTAACTGCCGAAACTGCTGGTGCTTTAACCCTTTATTTCACAGAGCATTTGCATATTCCTGTAAGTACAACCCACACTATTACTGGATCTATCATCGGAACCGGACTTACCAAAAGAGTTTCGGCAGTACGCTGGGGCGTTACGGTCAGCTTGCTCTGGGCGTGGGTCTTAACGATTCCCATTTCGGGATTATTAGCCGCAGGAATCTATTATTTCTTAGCTTTATTTATCTAA
- a CDS encoding M1 family metallopeptidase, with protein sequence MVKFLLCAIGLFSVGSISAQENFSRKDSLIGGLRAERTSYDVMHYDVNLKVIPSEKSIAGFNEISFKVLKPTSKIQVDLFENMKVDSITYNNKPLRYRRDFGAVFIYFPEQLVANSEIQKIKFYYSGKPIEAVRAPWDGGFVWKKDNNGNPWMGVAVQGTGGSLWLPVKDSQSDEPDFGVSLKIAVPDGLMNVSNGKFAGSTKLSDGYTRWDWEVKNPINAYNITLNVGDYVHIHDQLDDLSLDYYVLRDNEFIAKQHFKEDVIPMMECFQSKFGKYPFPEDGYKLVESSYLGMEHQSAVAYGNKFEKGYLGGDISQTGIGLLFDFIIIHETGHEWFGNSITSKDIADMWIHESFTTYSESVFVECQYGYEKGQEYINGQKRNIVNDKPIISAFGVNTKGSGDMYYKGALMLNTLRHVVNNDVKWWAMLKKYSETYRHKIIETKDVVDFFNAEIGMNLTPVFDHYLRTTKIPYLSLKEERNKLVYNWENVEDDFNLPIDITIKKKKIRIYPTSKEQTLKVGKFEIEDVSVNTNDFLILLK encoded by the coding sequence ATGGTTAAATTCCTGCTCTGCGCGATTGGTTTGTTTTCTGTAGGTTCAATTTCTGCACAAGAAAATTTTAGCCGAAAAGACAGTCTAATTGGTGGATTGCGCGCTGAGCGTACTTCCTACGATGTGATGCATTATGATGTGAATCTGAAAGTAATTCCATCGGAGAAGAGCATTGCAGGATTTAACGAAATATCTTTTAAAGTTTTAAAACCAACTTCAAAAATTCAAGTAGATTTATTTGAAAATATGAAAGTTGACAGTATTACCTATAATAATAAACCGCTTCGTTATCGTCGAGATTTCGGAGCGGTTTTTATTTATTTTCCTGAACAGCTTGTTGCCAATTCAGAAATTCAGAAAATAAAATTCTACTATTCAGGAAAACCGATTGAAGCGGTTCGTGCTCCTTGGGACGGCGGTTTTGTTTGGAAAAAAGACAATAACGGCAATCCGTGGATGGGCGTTGCGGTGCAAGGAACTGGAGGAAGTCTTTGGCTACCGGTGAAAGATTCTCAGAGTGACGAGCCTGACTTTGGCGTAAGCCTAAAAATTGCAGTTCCTGATGGATTAATGAATGTTTCGAATGGGAAATTTGCAGGAAGCACTAAACTTTCTGACGGATATACAAGATGGGATTGGGAAGTTAAAAATCCAATCAACGCTTACAATATTACTTTGAATGTGGGCGACTACGTTCATATTCACGATCAACTTGATGATCTTTCTTTGGATTATTATGTACTTCGCGACAACGAGTTTATTGCAAAACAACATTTTAAAGAAGATGTAATTCCGATGATGGAATGCTTTCAATCGAAGTTTGGAAAATACCCTTTTCCTGAAGATGGTTATAAATTAGTAGAAAGTAGCTATTTGGGAATGGAGCATCAAAGCGCTGTGGCGTACGGAAATAAGTTTGAAAAAGGTTATTTGGGTGGCGATATTTCGCAAACTGGAATTGGACTTTTATTCGACTTCATAATCATTCACGAGACTGGCCACGAGTGGTTTGGAAATAGCATTACTAGTAAGGATATTGCGGATATGTGGATTCACGAGTCATTTACAACTTACAGCGAATCAGTTTTTGTGGAATGTCAATATGGTTACGAAAAAGGTCAGGAGTATATAAATGGACAGAAAAGAAATATTGTAAATGACAAACCAATTATTTCGGCTTTTGGCGTAAATACTAAAGGTTCTGGCGATATGTATTATAAAGGTGCGTTGATGCTAAATACTCTGAGACACGTTGTAAACAATGATGTGAAATGGTGGGCAATGCTCAAGAAATATTCTGAAACATACCGACACAAAATCATTGAAACCAAAGATGTTGTCGATTTCTTTAATGCCGAAATTGGGATGAATCTCACTCCTGTTTTTGATCACTATTTACGAACTACAAAAATTCCGTATCTGTCTTTGAAAGAGGAAAGAAATAAACTTGTTTACAATTGGGAAAATGTGGAAGATGACTTTAATCTTCCAATCGACATAACGATTAAAAAGAAGAAAATCAGAATTTATCCAACTTCAAAAGAGCAAACTTTGAAAGTTGGAAAGTTTGAGATTGAAGATGTATCGGTAAATACGAATGACTTTTTGATTTTGTTGAAGTAG
- a CDS encoding DUF47 domain-containing protein, with translation MTLNNIFQFLVPKDKKFFPLFEEASDNLTLLAETVHELVNQPKDARESYFIKIEELESVIEEITHKTHLELSRNFITPFDREDIHSLVKSMDDVADFMHGAASRMRLYQVEKITKSIRKLTEINLEACQQIGIAIRELKNLKNLKEITTACKRINKLESKADTVFDKAVADIFENETDAKNIIKYKEVLSSLEAASDKCKSVANVLESIVVKAS, from the coding sequence ATGACACTTAACAACATCTTCCAATTTTTAGTTCCGAAGGATAAAAAATTCTTTCCTCTATTTGAAGAAGCATCAGACAATTTGACTTTGCTAGCGGAAACAGTACACGAATTGGTGAATCAGCCAAAGGATGCGCGTGAGAGTTATTTCATTAAAATTGAAGAGCTTGAGTCTGTAATTGAAGAGATTACCCACAAAACGCATTTGGAATTAAGCCGAAATTTCATCACACCTTTTGACCGTGAGGATATTCACTCTCTGGTAAAATCGATGGATGATGTTGCCGATTTTATGCACGGTGCGGCCTCTAGAATGCGTCTGTATCAAGTGGAAAAAATCACAAAATCCATTCGAAAATTGACCGAAATCAATCTTGAAGCTTGTCAGCAAATCGGAATTGCAATTCGCGAACTTAAGAACTTGAAAAACCTTAAAGAGATAACCACGGCTTGCAAGCGAATCAATAAATTGGAAAGCAAGGCAGATACTGTTTTTGACAAGGCGGTTGCGGATATTTTTGAAAATGAAACCGATGCCAAAAATATTATCAAATACAAAGAAGTACTGTCTTCACTAGAAGCAGCTTCGGACAAATGCAAAAGCGTGGCAAATGTTTTAGAGTCGATCGTAGTAAAGGCGTCGTAA
- a CDS encoding acyl-CoA carboxylase subunit beta, which produces MDINFNKNEDHNKLLLSDLKRNIARVSLGGGEKRIAKLHSQGKMTARERIDYLLDPKSKSIEIGTFVGEGMYKEHGGCPSGGVVIKIGYVKGRQVIVVANDATVKAGAWFPITGKKNLRAQEIAMENRLPIIYLVDSAGVYLPMQDEIFPDKEHFGRIFRNNAIMSSMGITQISAVMGSCVAGGAYLPIMSDEALIVQDTGSIFLAGSYLVKAAIGETIDNETLGGAVTHCEISGVTDYKALNDKDALDKIRNIVDKMGDYTKAGFSRIKAEKPALKEEDIYGILPKARNEQYDMMEIINRLVDNSEFEAYKEGYGQTIITGYARIDGWAVGIVANQRKVVKTKNGEMQFGGVIYSDSADKATRFIANCNQKKIPLVFVQDVTGFMVGSKSEHGGIIKDGAKMVNAVSNSVVPKFTVIVGNSYGAGNYAMCGKAYDPRLIFAWPSAELAVMGGTQAAKVLAQIEASSLKAKGEVIDEAKEKELFDKIKARYDEQVSPYYAASRIWTDNIIDPLDTRKWISMGIEAADHAPIEKKFNLGVIQV; this is translated from the coding sequence ATGGACATCAACTTCAACAAAAACGAAGATCACAACAAATTGCTACTGTCAGACCTTAAGCGAAATATTGCTCGAGTGAGTCTAGGTGGCGGCGAAAAAAGAATTGCTAAACTGCATAGTCAAGGAAAAATGACTGCTCGTGAACGCATCGATTATTTACTGGATCCGAAGTCGAAAAGCATCGAAATTGGGACTTTTGTGGGTGAAGGAATGTACAAAGAACACGGCGGATGCCCTTCTGGTGGTGTTGTGATTAAAATAGGATATGTAAAAGGCCGTCAGGTAATTGTGGTGGCGAATGATGCGACGGTGAAAGCGGGCGCGTGGTTTCCGATTACTGGAAAGAAGAATCTTCGTGCGCAAGAAATTGCAATGGAAAACCGACTTCCGATTATTTATCTTGTAGATAGCGCGGGTGTTTACCTACCGATGCAGGACGAAATTTTCCCTGATAAAGAACATTTTGGACGAATTTTCCGTAATAATGCGATTATGAGCAGTATGGGAATTACTCAGATTTCGGCAGTTATGGGAAGTTGTGTTGCCGGTGGCGCGTACCTTCCTATTATGAGTGACGAAGCGTTAATTGTGCAAGATACTGGTAGTATTTTCCTTGCGGGAAGTTACCTTGTAAAAGCTGCAATTGGCGAAACTATTGATAACGAAACTCTTGGTGGCGCGGTGACTCACTGCGAAATCTCTGGAGTTACAGATTATAAAGCACTAAATGACAAGGATGCTCTGGACAAAATCAGAAATATCGTTGACAAAATGGGCGACTACACAAAAGCTGGTTTTAGCCGAATTAAAGCTGAAAAACCTGCGTTGAAAGAAGAAGATATCTACGGAATTCTTCCGAAAGCTCGTAATGAGCAGTATGATATGATGGAAATTATTAATCGCTTGGTTGATAATTCGGAATTTGAAGCCTACAAAGAAGGATACGGACAGACGATTATTACTGGCTATGCTAGAATTGACGGTTGGGCTGTTGGAATTGTTGCAAATCAGCGAAAAGTTGTAAAAACTAAAAATGGTGAAATGCAGTTTGGTGGCGTAATTTATTCGGATAGCGCGGATAAAGCAACTCGTTTTATTGCAAACTGTAATCAGAAGAAAATTCCTCTTGTTTTCGTTCAGGACGTGACTGGTTTTATGGTTGGGTCTAAATCTGAACACGGTGGAATCATTAAAGATGGTGCAAAAATGGTGAATGCTGTAAGTAATTCGGTTGTTCCGAAATTTACGGTAATCGTTGGAAATTCTTATGGAGCAGGAAATTATGCAATGTGTGGAAAAGCCTACGATCCTCGTTTGATTTTTGCGTGGCCTAGTGCTGAACTTGCAGTTATGGGTGGAACTCAGGCGGCAAAAGTATTGGCTCAAATTGAAGCTTCGTCGCTTAAAGCGAAAGGTGAAGTAATTGATGAGGCAAAAGAAAAAGAACTTTTTGACAAAATTAAAGCTAGATACGACGAGCAAGTTTCTCCTTATTATGCTGCATCAAGAATTTGGACCGATAATATCATCGATCCTCTTGATACTCGTAAATGGATTTCGATGGGAATCGAAGCTGCAGACCACGCTCCTATTGAGAAGAAATTTAACCTAGGGGTTATTCAAGTATAA
- a CDS encoding CPBP family intramembrane glutamic endopeptidase codes for MFIQQAVNGENKFWKYLLGSVVVIAASFIGQLPLIVALLFKSFSTGDAFPTSNEQVTKYLDSNLTLFLLLLSFVFALVALFGWQRVIHKQSIINLTTSRKKIDWSRIFFAFLVWAAFLLIVTAADYLMEPENYQVNFQLVPFLILAVIAIIMIPIQTSSEEYIFRGYLMQGFGILSGNKWFPLLMTSLIFGLMHIANPEVSKMGYIIMIYYIGTGLFLGILTLMDEGIELSLGFHAANNLVSALLITSDWSAFQTNSILRDLSTPTAGFDVILPVFVIFPILLFIFSKKYGWTSWSEKLFGKIKLKNDDDNY; via the coding sequence ATGTTTATACAACAAGCGGTTAACGGAGAAAATAAATTTTGGAAGTATTTACTAGGTTCTGTGGTAGTAATTGCTGCATCTTTTATAGGGCAGCTTCCACTGATTGTGGCGTTACTTTTTAAAAGTTTTTCAACGGGAGATGCTTTTCCAACCTCCAATGAACAAGTAACAAAGTATTTAGATTCAAATTTAACTTTATTTTTGTTGCTGTTGTCATTCGTTTTTGCGCTTGTAGCATTATTTGGTTGGCAGAGAGTAATTCATAAGCAGAGTATTATTAATCTTACCACAAGTAGAAAAAAAATTGATTGGTCAAGGATATTTTTTGCATTCTTAGTGTGGGCAGCTTTCTTACTAATTGTCACCGCAGCCGACTATCTTATGGAGCCAGAAAATTATCAAGTTAATTTTCAACTTGTACCTTTTCTAATTTTAGCAGTAATTGCTATTATTATGATACCAATTCAAACAAGTAGTGAAGAATATATTTTCCGCGGATATCTGATGCAAGGGTTCGGAATTTTATCAGGAAATAAATGGTTTCCATTATTGATGACTTCCTTAATATTTGGACTTATGCATATTGCAAATCCTGAGGTAAGCAAAATGGGCTACATTATTATGATTTACTATATTGGGACAGGTTTGTTTTTAGGGATTCTAACGCTTATGGACGAAGGTATCGAGCTAAGTTTAGGATTTCATGCTGCCAATAATTTAGTCAGTGCATTGCTGATAACATCAGATTGGTCAGCGTTTCAAACAAATTCTATATTGCGAGATCTATCAACTCCTACAGCAGGATTTGATGTGATACTTCCCGTCTTTGTCATTTTTCCGATACTTTTATTTATCTTTAGTAAAAAGTATGGTTGGACATCTTGGTCTGAAAAGCTTTTTGGTAAAATAAAATTGAAAAATGATGATGACAACTACTAA
- a CDS encoding AMP-binding protein, whose protein sequence is MMMTTTKAEVTYTQVHRAFKLNGFALSKADLIREACIFIKEGDDFEKAVGDFIYEWFDANDYIELQTSGTTGDPKIVRLDKQAMVNSALATGDFFDLRPGDKVLHCLPVRFIAGKMQLVRGFILGLDMDFVAPSSHPLQNNDTKYDFAAMVPLQVMGSIDKLCNIKKIIIGGQKISKPLEDILLKLPIHAYETYGMTETITHIAAKRVGEESFKVLPNVTVSKDENNCLCISAARISAEIFCTNDVVEIISESEFIFLGRLDNIVNSGGIKLIPETIEAKLADQIKARFFVIGIEDELLGEKLGLVIEGDRYEIDANDFENLDKYQKPREIFFHPHFLETGSGKIRRRETLAEVLEQK, encoded by the coding sequence ATGATGATGACAACTACTAAAGCTGAAGTTACCTACACCCAAGTACATCGAGCATTTAAATTAAACGGGTTTGCACTTAGTAAAGCTGACCTTATTAGAGAGGCATGTATTTTTATCAAAGAAGGTGACGATTTTGAGAAAGCCGTGGGAGATTTTATTTACGAATGGTTTGATGCCAATGATTATATTGAATTACAGACTTCAGGCACCACAGGAGATCCAAAAATAGTAAGACTTGATAAGCAGGCGATGGTTAATTCGGCTCTTGCAACTGGCGATTTCTTTGATTTGCGTCCAGGTGATAAAGTGTTACACTGCCTCCCTGTCAGATTTATAGCTGGAAAAATGCAGTTGGTACGAGGTTTTATTTTAGGTCTTGATATGGATTTTGTAGCGCCAAGTTCGCATCCATTACAAAATAACGATACCAAATATGATTTTGCCGCGATGGTACCTCTTCAAGTAATGGGCTCTATAGACAAACTTTGCAACATTAAGAAAATTATTATCGGAGGTCAAAAAATTAGTAAACCTCTTGAAGATATTTTGCTGAAATTACCCATTCACGCATACGAAACCTACGGTATGACAGAGACTATCACGCATATTGCAGCAAAAAGAGTGGGAGAGGAGAGTTTTAAAGTACTTCCAAATGTTACGGTGTCAAAAGATGAAAATAATTGCCTTTGCATTAGTGCTGCTAGAATTAGCGCTGAGATATTTTGCACTAATGATGTTGTTGAAATTATAAGCGAAAGCGAATTTATATTTCTAGGACGTCTTGATAATATTGTAAATAGTGGGGGAATAAAACTCATTCCTGAAACTATCGAAGCCAAACTTGCCGATCAGATTAAAGCTAGATTTTTTGTTATCGGAATTGAAGATGAATTATTGGGCGAAAAGTTAGGGCTTGTTATTGAAGGGGATCGCTATGAAATCGATGCAAATGATTTTGAAAATTTGGACAAATATCAAAAGCCGAGGGAGATCTTTTTCCATCCACACTTTTTGGAGACTGGATCGGGGAAAATTAGAAGAAGAGAGACTCTGGCGGAGGTTTTGGAGCAGAAGTAA
- the arsC gene encoding arsenate reductase (glutaredoxin) (This arsenate reductase requires both glutathione and glutaredoxin to convert arsenate to arsenite, after which the efflux transporter formed by ArsA and ArsB can extrude the arsenite from the cell, providing resistance.) has translation MIQIFHNPRCSKSRACDSFLLDLNQPYEIIRYLDNPLNFEELKALLKKLEIPAEELIRKSEKIWIENYKNQVLSEDEIITAMANCPILIERPIIVNGNRAVIGRPLENIDKIL, from the coding sequence ATGATTCAAATTTTCCACAATCCTCGTTGCTCAAAATCACGCGCCTGTGACAGCTTTCTATTAGACTTAAATCAGCCCTACGAAATAATTCGATATTTAGACAATCCACTAAACTTTGAAGAATTAAAAGCTCTTCTCAAAAAACTTGAGATTCCAGCAGAAGAATTAATTCGCAAAAGCGAAAAGATCTGGATAGAAAATTATAAAAATCAAGTTCTGAGCGAAGATGAAATAATTACTGCAATGGCAAATTGTCCAATTCTCATTGAACGTCCAATCATTGTCAATGGAAACCGCGCTGTAATTGGGAGACCCCTTGAAAATATTGACAAGATCCTCTAA